GCTACACGCCGCAGGTTATCGGATCCGTGGACCTCTACTCACGTATGTCAGACCACCCACCCTCGAATCGATTGGAAATTGAGCAACCAACGCGAGGAGCTGACCGGAATCGGTCCATTTCCAGCCAACCTGATACAGCGAGCGACGACATCCTACTTCCCTCACTTGAGGACGGCATCACGCTGTTGGACGTCGACGGCAGTCGGGGCGTGCCAATCCTGCAGTCGATAGTCCTCGATCATCTCCTCATGCGCGACGGGCCCGCTTTCTGGGTTGACGCCAACGGGCACGCCACGACCACCACGCTCTCACGAATCGCTCCCAGCCAACGGTTGCTCGACCGGATCCACGTTGCACGCGGATTCACCGCCTACCAACATTACGGCGCTGTCTGTGATCTCCCGACGGCAGTGAACCACTGTATTCAGGAATCGACAACAGGGGACAGCTTGGGAGAGCGACGGTCCACGGATTGCGATGGGGAGACGTCTCCTCACACACCCTCACTCATCGTCGCCCCAGCCATCGATGCACAGTACCGTGCCGACGATACCCTTGGAGAGGCACACGCCGAGACGCTCCAAGCCCGAGCGCTCGCCAAGCTAGCGACCTATGCTGAGGGGTACGACATCCCCGTTCTGGTCACCCGAAGCAAGCGCGACGAGTTCGCGGCACCGGTCGAGACGGCCGCTGATCACTATCTGGAGTGCGAGCAGACCCGGATGGGACCGAAAATTAGTGGCGATGACTTCGAGACACTCCTCTACCCCGTCGACGACAGCGCTTACTACCAGACGACGTTTGCCTACTGGCGACAGTTGCTCGCGGCACGCGCCACGCAGGTCGGCGTGGAACCGGCGACGCCGTCAACGCCGACCCAGGAAGGCGTCGGGACAGGCGTCACAGCCGACGGTGAGACGGTTTCGGCCACCGCGGACCCCTTACTCGATGCGTGGACCGCGACCGGGACAGGAGGCCGATAGCGATGGGGCGCACCAACCCAACGTACCGAGACGCTCTCCGGGCCATCGAAGAACGTTGGGCGGAGTTCCGCCGGGCACTGCGGCGTCGCGACCAGCCCCGGTTCGACCGACTGTTCGAATACGCCCGCGAGCATGCTGACGCGAGCGGGCTGTTGAACCACCAGAACCCGCTGCTGCCGGCGCTGCTTAGCATCAATCTCGAACAAGAGGCCCGCCTCGACGACCACGAAGAGCGTCTCGAGGAACTCGAAGCCGCGGTCGCAGTAAGCGAGGACCAGGAGACAGCTCCACCGGACTCGAACTCGTGACGATGCCGTTCACCATCGACTTTCTGGACGACGGCCGCGTCCTGGAGTGGGAAGCAACCGACGACAGCGCCGTCGCGACCGAGCGCAATGACTACACCCCTCGCTTCTACGTCGCCCCTCGCGACCCAGAGACTGACCTCGACCTCACGACACTCCAGTCGGTGTACGACCAGCACCCGGATGTCGTCACGACCGAGATGGTTGCGCGACGGCCGGGCTTTCGGCGAGGCGAGGAGACAGTCCTCGCCGTCGACGCCGCCCACATCGACCGCGTCACTCCGCTCGCTCGGCAGGCACGCCAGTTGTCCGACTATCCGATCGGTGGTATCGCATGCTTCAACGTCGATTTCTCGCGAGAGTTCCGGTACTGCTTGGAGAACAGCGTCGATCCAACGCCGGCGAGCGAGCTGTCGACGCTCCGCCTCAGCGTCCCGGTGACCGAAACGAGCAACGATATCTATGGAGAACTGTCCGTCGCCGGCGACACCGTCACCGGCTCGCCGACGGAGCTCTTGACCGCCGTCCAGGGGGCGCTCGAAGGACATGATCCGGACATCCTGGTCTGCTCAACCAGCGAGATTGTCCCGACGCTGTACGAGATGGCGACGGCCGCCGGCGTCGACGACTTCTCGCTGAGTCGGTGGCCGGACGTGGACTATCAGCAGCTCGCGGGTGCGTCGACCTACGCCAGCTACGGCCAAGTGGGCCACTCGCCAGCGCGATACAACGTGCCCGGCCGGGCCATCATCGACGAGTCGAACACGTTCTTCTACGGAGAGACGAACCTCGATGGTGTCCTCGACCTCGTGTCGCGCTCGAAAAAGCCCGTCCAAGAACTCGCCTGGGCATCTATCGGGAACGTCCTGACGGCAATTCAGATCTGTGAAGCCCACGACCGCGGCGTGCTCGTCCCGTGGAACTCCTGGCGTCACGAATTCTTCAAGCCAATGGGCACGCTGCACGACGCCGACCGTGGCGGGTTCATCTTCGCACCGGAGGTCGGTTTCCACGAGAACGTTCACGAACTCGACTTTTCGAGTTTGTATCCGAACATCATCTGTACGCGAAACGTCTCACCGGACGTCATCAGGTGTGACTGCCATAGCGACCGTGGCGATGTGCCCGAATTGGGGTACTCGATTTGTGACGAGCGTGGCTACCTCGTCGACGTCCTCCAGCCGATCATCGACGCCCGAGACGAGATCAAGGCGGCCATCCGTCGAGAACGCCAACGTGACGAGCCCAACGAAAAGCGCCTCGACGAACTCGAGGGTCGCTCGGGAGCGCTGAAGTGGATCCTCGTCGCGTGCTTCGGCTACCAAGGGTTCAGTAACGCGAAATTCGGTCGTATCGAGTGCCACGAAGCGATCAACGCCTACGCTCGTGAGATATTGCTCGTGGCGAAACAGCGCCTAGAGGCGGGCGGCTGGCGCGTCGTCCATGGCATCGTTGACTCCATCTGGGTGACCCCAGACCCCGACGTCGACGACGATGCTCGTGAGGACCTCGAAACGCTCGCGATGGACATTACCGATGAAGTCGAGATTCGCCTCGAGTACGAAGCTCACTACGATTGGGTGGCGTTCGTCCCGCAGCGAGAGAGCGACGCCGGCGCGTTGACGAAATACTTCGGGAAGGTCAGTG
The genomic region above belongs to Haloarcula salinisoli and contains:
- a CDS encoding type B DNA-directed DNA polymerase, with the translated sequence MPFTIDFLDDGRVLEWEATDDSAVATERNDYTPRFYVAPRDPETDLDLTTLQSVYDQHPDVVTTEMVARRPGFRRGEETVLAVDAAHIDRVTPLARQARQLSDYPIGGIACFNVDFSREFRYCLENSVDPTPASELSTLRLSVPVTETSNDIYGELSVAGDTVTGSPTELLTAVQGALEGHDPDILVCSTSEIVPTLYEMATAAGVDDFSLSRWPDVDYQQLAGASTYASYGQVGHSPARYNVPGRAIIDESNTFFYGETNLDGVLDLVSRSKKPVQELAWASIGNVLTAIQICEAHDRGVLVPWNSWRHEFFKPMGTLHDADRGGFIFAPEVGFHENVHELDFSSLYPNIICTRNVSPDVIRCDCHSDRGDVPELGYSICDERGYLVDVLQPIIDARDEIKAAIRRERQRDEPNEKRLDELEGRSGALKWILVACFGYQGFSNAKFGRIECHEAINAYAREILLVAKQRLEAGGWRVVHGIVDSIWVTPDPDVDDDAREDLETLAMDITDEVEIRLEYEAHYDWVAFVPQRESDAGALTKYFGKVSGQEEFKLRGIEARQRSTPPFIEAVQREFIEVLDETRSADAVIRRLKAAIARLHSGEVVADQLVERNRVSKPLEGYTQNTQNVAALKRARDQELGVHPGQDIEYVVVDDQKLSRDRVALAHEEIEEYDPEYYETQLVRAVESILSPKGWDRTDIRRELAETTTRRLRDYC